In Luteitalea sp. TBR-22, one genomic interval encodes:
- a CDS encoding VPDSG-CTERM sorting domain-containing protein has protein sequence MKKVLFTAAALLVATSASAMTVPPVLAVVESVPDGGATMALLGGAVAGLGALRYFMGK, from the coding sequence ATGAAGAAGGTCTTGTTCACTGCGGCCGCACTGCTGGTCGCCACGTCTGCGTCGGCCATGACCGTCCCGCCGGTCCTGGCGGTTGTCGAGTCCGTTCCTGATGGCGGCGCGACCATGGCGCTGCTCGGCGGTGCCGTGGCAGGTCTCGGGGCCCTCAGGTACTTCATGGGCAAGTAG